AAACTACTCAGCCACCAAGATACTCGAGAGTGTCTGTGCCTGAGTAACTTTACAACTGGTAAGAATTTAGATATAAAGTCATCTTCAGAATGCTTGCAATTAATAGGTCAGACTATACTAACCTGAGATCTATACAGACCATGATATACCAACATTGCTTATGGCAATTAATAATAAATCTATGATTACCAGGACATCTGCAACTAAACAACCTTCTTTCCATTAAATACATTGTTTATCCTCCTAAGTTACTCAGTAAAAGGTGTTATATTTCTTGATTCTCACATGCTGAAAATTGAGCAGTGGAGTATTTAACACAGTGAGCTCCACTTATATTTTCTGTGCAGCCAGTTCTTTGCAGCTGTGGGCAATGTCTGGTATTTCAAACTGTAGCTTCTCTAACACCTATTTCAGTCAGGTTGATAAATGGCAGGTTTTCATGACTCAAGTTTTAGTATTATGAATGTTCTTTGTCTTGTCTAATTCAGGTTGAATATGAAGGCTTAAAGCATGAGATTAAACGATTTGAGGAGGAAACAGTGTTGCTCAATAGTCAGCTAGAAGATGCCATCAGACTGAAGGAGATTGCTGAGCATCAGCTGGAGGAAGCTctggaaactttaaaaaatgaaagagagcaaaagaaCAATCTGAGAAAGGAACTATCCCAGTATATCAACCTCAATGATAGTATGTATAATAACCATATTAATATATCAGTAGATGGATTGAAGTTTGCAGAGGATGGGGGTGAGCCCAACAATGATGACAAAATGAACGGACATATCCACGGGCCTCTCGTGAAACTCAATGGTGACTACCGAACCCCCACGAGTAGGAAAGGAGAATCTCTGCACCCCGTCTCTGACCTCTTCAGTGAACTCAATatatcagaaatacagaaactgaagcaaCAACTCATGCAGGTAAGAGCTGAATTCAATGTCGTGAAGTGTTTAGAAACACATGCTGTGAACCTTAGTACCAATGGTTTCCCCCAGTGATGTTCTTGACCACACATGTCCTGTACTCGGACTTCTGCTTTGGTGTTTCTTCATATCCAGATTTTGCCAGTAATATCCCCAGGAAACAGGGTGTGTGTCTGCAAAAAGTCAGTGTGAACTGAGCAGATGTTTGGtgcaaagaggagaaaggaacCTAGTTGCTGTGGTTGCAGATGGTTAActtctttgtttcctgttttgatGATGGGAAATGTTCCTGAAATTGCAAGTAGAGTAAAGTACTCTTCAGTATGACCAAAGCTatctggaaaaaacccaccaagaTATGAACAGACTTGATTATGCTCCCTTGCAAGTCAGGAGTTTTTGCCATTAAATTCAGTTTGAACAAGATTTGGCATACCATcaagagagaataaaagaagaGGAGTTCTCCTCTTAATAACCATGTACTTGGAGAGCATGCGGTGTGTGAGATAACACAGAATGCCCTTGTCCACGCTGACAGTCCCAGCGGATGCATAGGCTGCAGGGGGTGCCTTGGGGACCATACAGCGAGCCTTTTTCTCTATTCATCCAAGCCCAGACCAGGCATAACCAGAATAGGAGCCTGGGATGCAAGCCAGATAAAATCTCAAGCTGCCAGCCCCAACGCTGATGTCATCTTAGAAGGGGTACAGTGCCACACAGAGAAAGGGTCCCACTGCCCAAGCTGTTGAGCATCTTCTCTGCCACAAGAGCTTGAGAGATTTTGGCACCATCAAGTAAACATCCAGCATGTTCTAGCTGCAGGCTTCCAAAAAGTATCTCTTCCAAAGACAGTAAATGTAAATCCTTTACTGCTTCAAATGTAAAAGGTAATTTGGAAGTAAAGTAGAGCAAACCCAATTTTCAGTGCTTGCTAGAGAACAATAAATCCCTGTGTGGTCTGTCCTATATTTGCTGAAGAGGCAATTGTTTATTTACTTCATTGCTAACCTCACCATGGGAAGTTTAGATCTGAACAGTGACATTGCAAACACTGATGACATCTAGTGCTTTGCATGAATAACTTTGATGCAAGACATATATAATTTAAGTGGGAAAGCTtgaaatttataattttatttatgtgaaaaattCTGTCAAAATTTTCCgctattaaaatgtaaatagtATGTGTTTTGTGTACATAGGGATATatgaaaaaatgcatatatatgtgtatgctTTTGTGTATAACATATGCACATATGTATTATGtgcagctttttatttcactcaGAAATagaatgttaaaaattaaaaaaaaagcacagcttcagaagaaatgctttgaCATGTTCACCTTTTAATATACAGTGTAAGCATTTCCAACCATAATTTACAATGAAGTTTACGCAATATAAATTTTGGAGTGAAAGCTGCTTAGAAGTGAAAAGAAGAAGATTGTTTGGAGTATGTTTTGTCTAgattttatgaaattaaatattgaGCTTGATGAATCAGAAGCTTCTACTTGAAAGATATTGCAACTGTTTTCATCATCTCTGACTTAAAACCTTACTTATTTTACACCTCTGAAACAAAGAGGCAGAGACTTCTGACAGTCACAAGCCATGAACTTAGGACCCTAGAAGGACTCTAAAAAATAAGTATAACCATTTTTTGGTCACAACATTTTTTGGTGCGGggccccagcaccctcacaccAATTATCACACCGATTGTTTGGTGGTTTAAAGGTTAAAAGGTTtatggtttaaaaagaaagactagACCTAGCTGGAAACTTGATTTCTTTAGATACTGAAAAGGCTTACTGCAAAATGCTTATGTGTACTTTTTATAAAGTGATCAACTTCTCTATCGAGTTGTATCAGCTCACCTTAGTCACACAAATCAAATGTGAAAAATTCCTTCAAAAATTTTCCTCAGAATAGATGTGAGGTTTAATCAGGTCCAAGCTGACAAAAGGTAATTCTTCAgcaaaaatgggattttttttctcccctacaGTGTCTTTGCCATGTTGTGTTCATTCAGGCATATCTCAATATTTGCTATGTGttcctcttgttttctctgaagaggCTGGACTATGACAGAGTTGCTGTGGGAACAGACCCTTTCTTGGGAGCTATTTTGATGTTTATAGGACAGCagggtcctttttttttttttttttttaagagaagaaaacatcagaTCTGCCATTTTGCACCTGTGTGGCAAATTTTTTCACTCCTCAATCTCAAAAAGAAGCCTTCACTGAAACAGTCAGTATGAGAAATATAATTCCTTCTGCAGCTTTAGGATGCTGCTGATCCATGATCTCTGCTGGTCCCTAGGAAAGGTTTAATTATAACTGTTCCCTTTCCATCTTTTAAATCCACTAGGTAAAAAATGTCTTGCTAAAATTCTTGTATTCCAAGATTTTCTTGGAAAAGCTCAAggctttctgttcttccttcatGTTTGTTGTCCAGTGGAAAGACTTCTCTATCTCATCTTTAAAGCTCAGGactcctctcttctttccatgGTGATACTTGCCCTATTCCTGAGGCCAACATCGTATTTGGAGATTAAGTGCTcttaaaaagaagggaaaaaaaatcatgcagcCCAGTTTCTGACACTTCTGACAAATATGATACATGAAGGATAAATCTAGCAAATCAAATCATTGCTAAAGTTTAGCAATGTTAAAATTGGTTCCCAAAGTTGCAAACTGTAGAGCAAATTGGGAAGGAAATATCTTCAAACTGAAATCTTTGAAGGGAAGTATGCATCGCAAAATAGCTACAGCTACTTTTgagttgcttttaattttaagatgATAAAGATCCTAACCGCAGCTATTCATTTCAACGTCAAAAATACCCCACCAACTGGACTGAAACGTAACTGCAATTCCCAGAAGTTTTCTGTGGGTGGAAATGAGTAAAGTATTGTCTAGAATGACAAATATAATTAACATACTTGGAAACAGTAGATTCATTAGTATGCAGAAGGTGTGCTTAGGACTGCGTTggagctttggttttgtttcgttttgttttgttttcccctttggaAGTAGGAACGTATAATTATAGCTTTAAGCAGAAGCAGATAACTTTCTTTAAGCAGAAGCAGATTAGCTTAATCCATAACTACTGGACCAGAACGAGTAAAATTTAGTAGatctatgtattttatttttctactgtcCAAGGTAATATATGGGTTTTAAAAGTTGCATGTTTGCTCTGGAAAGAATCCTTTCTATTtgaaagaagtatttattaCCAGAACATATTTATGTTCAGTAGAGAAATTGTCATAAAGATCCCAATTAACTCTCGTATAGTTTTCCTTCATGATAGAGTATGACAGCTGAGATCAGTAATCCAGCAGGATCAATTCTGTCTGATTCATTTAAGTGGACACAGAAACAGTGAGTTGTTTTCTCAAAGGAAAGAGTTTCTGGCTGTAAgttctacatttatttttacaccaGTGCAGTCTACTGCAGTTAAGGTGAGACAGGCCTTTAAATTAATCAAAAGTCAGATCTTTTTTCAGGCACAGGTGTAGCTCACCAGCCTGAGGGAATAAACACCTTCATTAGCTGATGGGGTTAATGTAATTAACAGCTAAGCCTGCTATTCCAGGTGGTAACAACTAGAGTTCAGGTGGAAGTTTCTGGTGAGAGCAGACCTGGTGCAGAGTGCTCAATGGAAAAATAGAGGAAAGCTAGTGAAGAGGCTCTTCAGGACAGGTCTGACCAAGAGGTCTGTGGAAAGTGGTCACCttttaagaaaatgcttttgtcaGAGAGGAAGGTTGCCCTATTTCGGATTTTCTTAGCAAGAATGGGCTGACATGGGGCATGAGCAGCAATGAGGGTGGTAGGCAGAGTGAGGCAGCAACAGGGGAACAATGTCAAATGGAGAAAGGTATCAATAAACCTGTGGTACTTGGCTGTCCTCTTCAGCGCAGACTATGTAGTGCCTAAAATGGAGCACCCTATATCTGAGGAGACAGACTTTTCTTGGATCATAAAATAATGATTAGGTTTGGccctgttttttttaaattcttaagcCATCAGTCCTCTGTATGCAAGAAAACTAGGCTGatttttttagatgtttttaacatggcttctatttttattcttatagTTTCTGCCTGCAGTTGATTGCAGGTTCTAATAGAGGCAGTGTTTTGAAAGCCTGTCTGTAAAACCAGAGGATTATCACATGCTTTAGTGCCTTAATACTTctgagcagcagcctctgctaAAAAGCCTCGTTACAAGAAAATAGGAGTCTGGAGCACTGCTTGGAACGTTTTGTGAGATTGGAGTAATACCCTCTCTGTCtctaaaaggcttttcttttccttcagttagATTCATGGTGGCTGATTTGactgttttccaaatattaCCTGAGGGGATACTAATACGGAAGGAAagtttattgtttggtttttggtggagttttttaagtgttttgtcAGAACTGAAAGCTTTGAATTCTCAGAATTAGTAATTCAGCCACATAAAGGGGTTGTGGAGCATGTCATTTTTGCTGCATGTGTAAACACAGGGCTGAGATGCTACAACCGTGGGAGAGAAAGAGCAGTAAACCTGGTAGGCTCAGGCTCCTATTGCAAAAGTAAGAAGGATCCCATCTCCATgtgccttcctctgcctcccaaTTCACAACTCAGAACTGgacaaaagcacagaagaaaggtTGGAGCATTACACTTAAAACTTGAAATGGGAGTCTTTCAGGGGTGTCGAGTAGCAAATACCTGAGCAGATCAAACTTTGTCTTGTTCCCTTGCTTTAAGATGCTGCACATTTAAATTTCTGGATGAGTCCTCCGTgaccttttcttctgttcaaCATCCACATTTCTCTGTGGATATTCAAAAAGCAATTTACTAGGTCAGAACCAGTGGTTTGTTATCTGTAccagaaatcctgctttttctgcCACATCCTTAGAGGATGGATTTTGCTTACAGCAAAGTGCTAAACATGGGGAGTCCTGGAAGTTGCATGTGCTCAGTCTCCTGCTCTGTGTTACATTCTCACACATTTAGATTATTTAATCTAACCTGTGGAAATCTACACAGCTACTTGTTTACTGTATTTACATTCAGTAATCAAGCCTTAATGCAAGTTTGCAACAGTCCAAAGATAAATATTGTGAAGGATTGGTAGAGCTGTTCATGGGAAATATAAATTCAAATTCCATTGAGAAATGTGTATATAGCAGTAGTTGACAGTGATGGAGTTCATATGTTCAGGAACATATGTCTTAATAAATCCTGTATCATCACTCTAGCTTGAAttggagcagaggctgggacTTCATAACCCTGTGACAGTTACACACCtctctctctgcctcagttttaTGGTTTAGGTGTATATGGCTGAAATCTCTTGGATGTCCTCAAGTTGCATAAGCAGAGTGGGGGAGTGGAGAGATGAATGTGACTGCAGTTTGGTGTTTTGCACAGATAGGACAAGATCCTGGGTTTCTTACTTTGACTCTGTTGCAGGTGGAGAGAGAGAAGGCTATTCTCCTGGCCAACCTGCAGGAGTCTCAGACGCAGCTGGAGCACACCAAGGGAGCCCTGACCGAGCAACATGAGCGAGTCCACAGGCTCACAGAGCACGTCAACGCCATGAGGGGGCTGCAGAGCAACAAGGAGCTGAAAGCTGAGCTTGACTCTGAGAAGGGCCGAGAACCCGGCGAGGAAGCACATGACTATGAAGTGGACATCAACGGCTTGGAGATCCTAGAATGTAAATACAAAGTAGCTGTTACTGAGGTGATAGacctgaaagcagaaatcaaagccttaaaggagaaatataataAGCATGTGGAAAACTACACTGAAGAGAAGGCTAAGTATGAAAGCAGAATCCAGACGTATGACGAGCAGGTGACAAGCCTGGAGAAGTCAACCAaggaaagccaggaaaaaatgGTCCACATGGAAAAGGAGTTGCAAAGGATGACAAGCATAGCAAATGAAAACCATAATACCCTCAACACCGCCCAGGATGAGCTGGTGACATTTAGTGAGGAGCTGGCTCAGCTCTACCATCACGTCTGCCTGTGCAACAATGAGACACCAAACAGGGTCATGTTGGACTATTACAGGCAAAGCAGAGTCACCCGCAGTGGGAGCCTGAAAGGACCAGATGACCCTCGAGGTCTCCTTTCCCCACGGCTTGCCAGAAGGGGGGTGGCATCACCTGTAGAAGCCAGGACCCCAACTGAGCAGGTGACAAAAGAGGCCACAGAGCCTGGCAAGGAACAGAGCCCGACAAAAACACCTACCATTTCTCCTGTCATCACAgcccctccttcctcccctgtCTCCGACACCAGTGACATCCGCAAAGAGCCGATGAACATCTACAACCTCAATGCCATAATAAGGGACCAAATCAAGCACTTGCAGAAGGCTGTCGATCGGTCACTGCAGCTGTCACGCCAGCGTGCTGCAGCTCGGGAGCTGGCGCCCATGATCGATAAAGACAAGGAGGCCTTAATGGAAGAGATACTGAAACTGAAATCACTCCTGAGTACGAAGCGGGAGCAGATTGCAACCCTGAGAGCAGTGCTGAAAGCCAACAAGCAGGTAAGGTGCTAATAAAGCAGTCAGTCAGGAGAGTCTTTTATTTATACAGGTCACTTAGAAGTTTTCCCAGGAGTATTTCAGAGAAGAGATTTTCCTCACAGCTTATTTAGCCTCTCACTCAATCATGGTGAGGGCagaccttccttccttctctatCTCCTTTTTAAGCTTAtaagctctgcttttctctgcaccCACTATTTCCAAGGGCACAAGCAGAAGAGTCTTTCCTGTGGTGTGAGAGAAAAGCAAGGGGTAGGAAGGTATCTGCTACCACCCAGCCTGTTTCGAAGGCATGTTGCTACTACTACTGCAAAGCTATAAGATTGCCAGCATTGGAAAACAAACGGGAGTGTGGATGGAGAGGCTCTCAT
The window above is part of the Strigops habroptila isolate Jane chromosome 3, bStrHab1.2.pri, whole genome shotgun sequence genome. Proteins encoded here:
- the BICD1 gene encoding protein bicaudal D homolog 1 isoform X6; this encodes MAAEEVLQGADHYKSEIERLTRELSETTHEKIQAAEYGLVVLEEKLTLKQQYDELEAEYDGLKQELEQLKEAFGQSFSIHRKVAEDGETREETLLQESASKEAYYLGKILEMQNELKQSRAVVTNVQAENERLTAIVQDLKENNEMVELQRIRMKDEIREYKFREARLLQDYTELEEENITLQKLVSTLKQNQVEYEGLKHEIKRFEEETVLLNSQLEDAIRLKEIAEHQLEEALETLKNEREQKNNLRKELSQYINLNDSMYNNHINISVDGLKFAEDGGEPNNDDKMNGHIHGPLVKLNGDYRTPTSRKGESLHPVSDLFSELNISEIQKLKQQLMQVEREKAILLANLQESQTQLEHTKGALTEQHERVHRLTEHVNAMRGLQSNKELKAELDSEKGREPGEEAHDYEVDINGLEILECKYKVAVTEVIDLKAEIKALKEKYNKHVENYTEEKAKYESRIQTYDEQVTSLEKSTKESQEKMVHMEKELQRMTSIANENHNTLNTAQDELVTFSEELAQLYHHVCLCNNETPNRVMLDYYRQSRVTRSGSLKGPDDPRGLLSPRLARRGVASPVEARTPTEQVTKEATEPGKEQSPTKTPTISPVITAPPSSPVSDTSDIRKEPMNIYNLNAIIRDQIKHLQKAVDRSLQLSRQRAAARELAPMIDKDKEALMEEILKLKSLLSTKREQIATLRAVLKANKQTAEVALANLKNKYENEKAMVTETMTKLRNELKALKEDAATFSSLRAMFATRCDEYVTQLDEMQRQLAAAEDEKKTLNSLLRMAIQQKLALTQRLEDLEFDHEQSRRSKGKLGKSKIGSPKTILTFPL